Proteins encoded by one window of Salvia splendens isolate huo1 chromosome 7, SspV2, whole genome shotgun sequence:
- the LOC121741857 gene encoding fatty acid hydroperoxide lyase, chloroplastic-like, whose protein sequence is MLNASLSVAPSAASQRAAIPGSYGWPVIGPLSDRLQYFWLQGPQNFFAKRIEKYESTVFRTNVPPAFPFFAGVNPNVVALLDVKSFSHLFDAELVDKSNVLVGDFMPSVNYTGGIRVCAYLDTAETKHGQIKDFAKDILRRSSSTWVSSMTTTLDAMWDSLESQLAAAGDGGSASYIFPLQEFLFSFLSLTLLGADTTAFPEIKKSGHIMVDKWLAVQLLPTISINVVQPLEEIFLHSFSYPFWLVKSDYKKLVSFVENGAGETLARAQTEFKLTKEEAIHNLIFMLGFNAFGGFSLFFLSLLSSLSEQKPSVQEELRKEVRAKLSNNVLSFETVKEMDLVNSFVYETLRLNPPVPQQFGRARKNFDLSSHTTVYEIKKGELLCGFQPLVMRDPKIFENPEEFVYNRFSKKRGGDELLEYLFWSNGPQMGTPGPSASNKQCAAKDAVPQTAAVFLAYLFQRYDEISISSGSATALKKAK, encoded by the exons ATGCTGAACGCATCACTCTCAGTGGCGCCGTCAGCCGCCTCTCAGCGGGCGGCGATCCCCGGCAGCTACGGGTGGCCGGTGATCGGGCCGCTGTCGGACCGGCTGCAGTATTTCTGGCTGCAAGGACCGCAGAATTTCTTCGCGAAGAGGATAGAGAAGTACGAGAGCACGGTGTTCCGCACGAacgtgccgccggcgttcccGTTCTTCGCCGGCGTGAATCCGAACGTGGTGGCGCTGCTCGACGTGAAGTCGTTCAGCCACCTGTTCGACGCGGAGCTCGTCGATAAATCGAACGTCCTCGTCGGCGATTTCATGCCTAGCGTCAATTACACCGGCGGAATCAGGGTTTGCGCTTATCTGGATACTGCAGAAACCAAGCATGGACAA ATCAAAGATTTTGCCAAAGACATCTTAAGACGAAGCTCGAGCACATGGGTTTCGTCCATGACCACCACCCTCGACGCGATGTGGGATTCCCTCGAATCCCAACTCGCCGCCGCCGGAGACGGAGGCTCCGCCAGCTACATCTTCCCTCTCCAAGAATTCCTATTCTCCTTCCTCAGCCTTACCCTCCTTGGCGCCGACACGACCGCCTTCCCGGAGATCAAGAAATCCGGCCATATAATGGTCGACAAATGGCTCGCCGTGCAACTCCTCCCCACAATAAGCATCAACGTCGTGCAACCCCTCGAGGAGATCTTCCTCCACTCGTTCTCCTACCCTTTCTGGCTCGTCAAATCCGACTACAAAAAGCTCGTGAGTTTCGTCGAAAACGGAGCCGGGGAAACGCTGGCGAGAGCGCAGACCGAGTTCAAGCTCACCAAGGAGGAAGCCATCCACAATCTCATCTTCATGCTCGGGTTCAACGCGTTCGGAGGgttctccctcttcttcctctcgcTCCTCAGCAGCCTCAGCGAGCAGAAGCCGAGCGTGCAGGAGGAGCTGAGGAAGGAGGTGCGGGCGAAGCTCTCGAACAACGTCCTTAGCTTCGAGACGGTGAAGGAGATGGACCTGGTGAATTCGTTCGTGTACGAGACACTGCGTTTGAATCCACCTGTCCCACAGCAGTTCGGCCGAGCTCGAAAGAACTTCGACCTCAGCTCGCACACCACGGTGTACGAGATCAAGAAAGGCGAGCTGCTGTGTGGCTTCCAGCCACTAGTGATGAGGGATCCTAAAATATTTGAGAATCCAGAGGAATTTGTGTACAACAGATTCTCAAAGAAAAGAGGCGGAGACGAGTTACTTGAATACCTATTCTGGTCGAACGGGCCGCAGATGGGAACTCCGGGCCCATCGGCCTCCAACAAGCAGTGCGCGGCCAAGGACGCTGTGCCTCAAACTGCTGCTGTGTTTCTTGCCTACCTGTTTCAGAGATATGATGAGATCTCCATTTCTTCTGGTTCAGCCACTGCTCTCAAAAAGGCAAAGTGA